The nucleotide sequence GCCTTGCCCCTCGTTGGAGGCTCAGAAAAGATACAGGACATTCCCTCTACTGTCAAGCGCTGAGACAAAGAGAGCACCAAGACTGGCGTACACGGTCCTTTCCCCTCTTTACTGTGAGCCTGTGAATCACGCGCCCATACAGCAGGCTCTACACTTGCCGCATGCCCAAGCACAGCCCTCACCTGGACGCCTTCGTCCGGGATGTTCTGGGTGGCGGGGCGGCCCTCCTACACCAAGAAGAGGCCAGCTCGCCGCAGCTTGTCAACGCTGACAGCCTGGGTTGGTCGCAGGCGGTGTGCCGGGGCTTTGGATATTCACAGGTGTACAGCCATCAGGCCGAGGTGTACCAGCGGCTGAAGGCAGGCGAACACGTCATCGTGACCACGCCGACTGCCAGCGGCAAGACCGGCGCGTTCTTTCCGGCAGCGTTTGAGCGGCTGGAGCAGCAGCCCGACGCCACTGCGCTGTTTATCTATCCGCTGGTAGCACTGGGGCAGGATCAGCGCGGCAAGCTGGAAGATTTCTTGCAGGCGGGACAATTCGGCTGGGACATCGGAGCATTTCAGGGGAGTGCCGACGCCGGGCAGGTCTTCAGAGAAGGCGTGCGGATGGTGACAGCTACGCCCGACAAGCTGCACTGGGCGCTGACACATCCGGCAGTTCAGCGCTTTCTGAGCCAACTGGCACTGGTGGTTCTCGACGAAGCGCACACGTATCGGGGCGGATTTGGCAGCGAGGTCGCCGGGATGCTGCGCCGACTGCTTGATCTGGCCCGCCTGCTGGGAGCCGATCCGCAGGTGGTGATGAGTACCGCCACCATCGGTAATCCGGCGCAGTTTGCCGAGGAACTGACGGGCCTGAAGGTGCAGGAAGTAAGCGAATCGGGCGCGGGCAGGCACGGCAAACAGTACGTGCTGGCCGATCACGGCGGGCAGCCACGCCGCTTCTGGGACGCGGTGATGCAGGCCAGCGTGCGCCGCGAGTTGAAGGTGCTTGCTTTCTTCCGGGGGCGCAGCCGGGCAGCAAGGCTGTACGGGACGTACCGCAACAACCCGGCGTATGCCCGCCACGCACATCTGTACATGGCCGGAACAAGTGACCGGGAAGGCCGCCTGAGCGAGTTCCGCCGCTCGCCCAGCGGGGTGATGTTCGCCACCAACGCGCTCGAAGCGGGCGTGGATATCGGGGATCTGGAAGTGGTGATTCTGGATGGCTACCCCGGTACGCGCATGGCCTTCCGGCAGATGGCAGGCCGCGCTGGACGCATTGCGCCGGGACTGGTACTGTATCTGCCTGCACTGGATGACCGGGGTTTGCCGCATCCGGTGGACGCCTTTTACAGCAACGCCGGGAACTTCCGCGAGCTGCTGCTGGGGCCGCTGGAACGCGCCGTGGTCGAAGCCGACAATCCGTTTCTGGCTCCGCGCCACTTCGACCGTGCGCACGAGGAACGGCGGGCGGCGGGCCTGAGTGCCGACCCTGTGACCCCGCCGCGTTACTGGAATCTGCGCGGAGAAGGCAGCGCCCGCTTTTCGGTGATCGAGGAGAGCGAGTGGGCCAAGCACGGCGCAGCGTGTTTCAATGCCCCGCTGGAAAGCCCGGCGCAGCATTACGCGCTGGTCGAGAAACACGTGGACGCCGTGTTCGAGCTGGAAGGCCAGACCTACCGGGTGACGCGCTGGATCGAACATCCCAGCGGTACTGCCATTCTGGTGGAAAAGCACGCCGTTTCCGGGGTGTTTACGCGGGGGCTGCATCAGACAAGCGTGGAAACGCGGCGCATGGGCGAGTGGCAGCGCCGGGGGCCGCTGGTGTATCGGCACGGCGAGGTGACGGTGCGGCGGCGATACACCGGCTACACGCTGATGAAAACCGTCTTCGAGCGGGCGTGTGCCAATTGCGACCGAGAGCCGGGGCTGAACGAGCGCACCTGCAAGGCGTGTGGGGGCCGCATTATCGACCGGATGCAGGATCACCGCCTGAGCGAATACCTGTTTGAAGAGCCGAAGCAACTGGAGCCGCTTCAGACGCGGGCGCTGGAAGTCGGGGTGGATGCCCGCGCCTCCGACATGCCCGACGCCGTGGCGCATACGCTCAAGCACCTGCTTCAGAAGCTGATTCCCGAGCGGGTCGCCTGTGACGAGAATGATCTGGCGGGGGCCTTCCGAGACGGCAAGGACACCTATTTTTTTCTGTACGACGACTGGAAGGGCGGCCTTGGCGTGACCCGGCGGGCCTACGAACAGATGGACGAACTGCTGAAACGCGCCCTGGAACTGACGCAGAAGACCTGCTGCGTGGACGGCTGCTACGCCTGCATCGCCGTCAGCCGCTGCTCGTCGCCGTTTTATGCCAGTGGAGAGCGCCGCCCGACCCACAAAGCTGCCACCCGGCACTACCTTCAGGAACTGCTGGGTGTCCAGCCGCCCACACCGGAAGAAGAGGCCGCCCCGCTGCCGATTCCTGCTGCCAACTGGCCGCTTCAGGCCCGCGAACTGCTCGACCTGTACGGCCTGTCGCTGACCGAAGTGAGCGCCCGCCTGGGGCTTCCCAGCCGCGAGATTCAGCGGGGGATGGGGCAGCACGGGCCACTGCGGTTGCTGCACCCCAGCTTTGGGGAAGGCGTGCTGATGCAGGGCGCGGGCTCGGGAGACGCCCGCACTGCGCTGGTGTATTTTCCCGGCGTGGGACAGAAGAAACTGCTGGTGAAGGTGGCGGGGCTGCAAGCGGTGGAGAGCGGCGCGGCGCTGGGAGGAAGACCAGGCGGCTGAATTCAGACTGCTGTTCTGGCAGCGCTCCGGCATTCATCCCCTCTTCCCTCCCCCGCTCCCCTGCTATGATGCCTCCAGGTCAAACGCGCCGATTCCCGAACCGGGGAGTTGGCCGTTACCGGAAGCTGACAGCCGCTCTGTGCAACCACATACGGCGGTGTTGGGCAGCCTCCCTCAATTCACTACCGCTTCGCCGGACTGATCTCCTGTGCCGCTCTTGCTGCTCGGGTGAGCTGAGCCGTGCGAGCGCCGGGCTGTACACCGCCCAGGAGGCCACGTCAGCGGCATGGAACCCACTCCACGTATTCCCCCACATAACAACGACGCCGAGATCAGTGTGCTGGGCAGCATTCTGCTCGATAACGACGCCCTGATTCAGCTTGGTGACAGCGTGAGTGCCGAGATGTTCTACCGCGAGAGCCACCGCAAGATTTTTACCTGCATGCGGACTTTGCAGGAGCGCGGCGAACCGGTGGATCTGGTCACTCTCAGCGACGACCTGCGAACCCGCAACCAGCTCGACGAGGTGGGCGGCCTGAGCTACCTGATCGGCCTGTCGGAACAGGTGCCCACCGCCGCGTATGCCGAGCATTACGCCCGCATCGTGCAGGAGAAGTACACGCTCAGAACGCTGATTCAGGCGTCGGGGCGCGTGATGCAGCTTGCGTATGAAGCGCAGTTGCCGCTCGAGGACCTGCTCGACCGCTCGGAGAAGCTGATCTTCGAGGTGGCCGAGCAGAAGAAGAGCAGCGAGGCCACGCAGGCCATGAGCGACGTGGTGCACGACACCTTCGAGTACATCACACTGCTGCACAGCAACAGGGGCATTCCAGACGGCGTGGCGAGCGGCTTCCGCGACCTCGACGAACAGATTTCGGGCCTCCAGAAGGGCAGCCTGAACGTGCTGGCCGCTCGCCCGAGCATGGGAAAAACCGCGTTTGCCCTGTCTATCGCACAGAATGTGGCGCTGCGCGGCGAAAAGGTGGTGGCGGTCTTCAGTCTGGAAATGCCCGCCGTGCAGCTTGCCCTACGGATGCTGTGCAGCGAGGGCCGCGTGGACATGAACCGCATTCGCAGCGGGCAGCTGGGCGAGCGCGATTTCGAGCGGCTGGCACACGCGGCGGGGCGGCTGGCCGAGGCTCCGATGGTGATCGACGACGAACCCGATCTGACCATCAACGCCCTTCGGAGCAAACTGCGCCGCATTGCTGCACAGCACGGCCAACTGGGGTTGGTGGTGATCGATTATTTGCAGCTGATGTCGGGCAACAAGAGCGGCAACGGGGGCAACGAGAACAGGCAGCAGGAAATCAGCCTGATCAGCCGTTCGCTCAAAAGTATCGCCCGCGAGATGGAAGTGCCGATTATGGTCCTGAGTCAGCTGTCGCGTGCCGTCGAGCAGCGGCCCAATCACCGGCCCATGCTGTCGGATCTGCGCGAGTCGGGCGCTATCGAGCAGGACGCCGATATCGTGATGTTCATCTACCGCGACGAGTATTACAACAAGGAAACCGATCAGCAGGGCATTGCCGAGATCATTATCGGCAAGCAGCGAAATGGCCCGGTCGGAACCGTGAAACTGCAATTTCACAGCGCACACGTCCGTTTTAACGATCTCGCCCCAGAAGGCGTATGAAGCCCTTTTTCTTTCAACATTCGACTTCGGGAGGCCTATGAGCGACGAACAGAAACAGGCCACCGGAAGCGCAGCAGGCAGACGCCGCAGACGCAAACGCGGAAGCGGCCCCCGCTCGGCGGGAAGTGGCCCGGCAGGCACCCCCCAGGCCACCAACGCACAACCCCTCGGCAGCGCGGGGCTGCCTGAAAAGCAAGTCAGTGCGCCTGCCGGGGGCCAGGGCAACGCGGCCCAGCCGGGAAGCAACCCGCAGCGCCGTGGACGACAACCCGCACCCAAACGCCCGCCCAAGAAACCGCCTGCCGAGCCGCGTATCGGTGTCGGGTGCATCGTGCTGCGCGGCGACGAGATTCTGATGGTGCGCGAGAAGGGTCGCTGGAGCCTGCCCAAAGGCGGCCTGGATGCCGGAGAACTGGTGCAGCAGGGCGCGATCCGCGAAACCTATGAGGAAACCGGGCTGAATGTCGAGCTGCGCGAACTGGCCTTCGTGGTCGAGTTTCAGGCCAAGACCTGGGGCCACCACCTGCAATTTTTCTATCTGGGGCGCGAGGTGGGTGGCACGCTGGGGCCGCGAGACCCCGACCGCGAGGTGCAGGAGGCCAAGTTCATTCCGCTGCGGCTGCTGCGTGAGTACCTGCGCTTTCGGCCCCGGCTGGTAGCCCTGGAAACCTGGCTGCGCGAACGCAGACCCCGCCACTTCGTCTTCGACCTCGACCGCGAACCCGCCATGCTGAGAACGCGGCGACGGGTGGGCGAAAAAGACGCGGTGGTCAGCGAGTAACGCGGCACCCGGCTGCCCTCTGTCTTACTCGATCATTTGACGGTGCCGATGCTGTCCAGCGTGTTCAGAGCGGCGCGTCCGCTGGGGTCGATGGGCAGCAGTCTGCGCCCCGCCACCATGAGTTGCCCGATGCTCAGCGACACGTCGAGCGCCCGCACACTCAGATGCAGCCCCGTCACACCCTGAAGGCCCGTCAGGTGGTGGGTCATCCACTGGCCCGTCTGCACGCCCGGCTGGGCCAGATAGCTCAGCGCTCCCTCGCGAAAGTCGCTGTGGACACGCGGAGAGAACAGATACACGTCACCCTGCTCCCAGTCGGGCAGATTCGGCCCGCTTTGGTGGCCCGCGTACCTTCCCGGGCGGTCGGTGGGGCGCAGCGGCTTGATTCGCAGCGGAAAGGGAGTCCGGCTGGGCCGCAGTTCCTCGCCGCCGCCGAACACATCGAGCCGCCATGTCAGATCGAGGTCGCCGCTCAGGGCTTCCGGCCATTCGAAGCGCAGATGCAGCGTCTGGGGGTGGCCGTATCGTCCGTCGCTCATCACGTTCAGCCAGCCGCCGTCCAGCGACACGGTGTATCCCGATGCCCGGTATTCGTGCAGCCAGCGCCCTCCCTGACCAAGCACCCGCGACACGGTGCGCGGTGGCTCGGGCACAGCGGCAGCACTCGGCGGCTGAAGCAGTGCGGGCGCCTCACTGACGATCAGTGGACTTCCGGCAGGGAGCTGCGACTGATAGCGCGTCCAGAGCTGCCCGGCCTGCTCCTGTAGCCCGGCGCGTTCGGCGTAATACGACGCCAGCCCCGGCTCGGACGCCGAGACCCAGCCCACCAGCCTGCGCCGCACATCCTGACGAATACGCTGAGGCAACTGTCCGGCCAGCACCACCCGCAGCGCCTCGTTGCGGAACATATACTGCGCCTCGTTGTCGGGCGCGATTCGGATCGGCGTGAAATCCGAGACGCGTAGCGCCACACCCGTCTCGACCTCGATCAGAATCTGACGTTCCAGGGCGCCTTGCAGCACGGCCTCGCTGCGTTCCTCGCTCAGCGCCAGCACCACCTGAGCAGTCTGCCGATCAAAACTGCCATTGACCGCACTCAGGCGGCTCATGGCGTCGCGTACCGTCTCGGGCCAGTCTTCCGCCTCGCTGAGCAGGGTGCTGCGAACCGACGGCGGTAACATGGCGCTCGCCACGTCGCTGCCGCTGTCCGGGTCGGCAGCCTGAAACGCCTGAAGCAGCCCGCGCAGATGCAGCGGATTGCCCTCGCTGCGCTGAAACAGCTGGGAGGCCACCTGATGAATGTGTCGGCGCTCGGCCTCGGACAGTCCGGGGCGTTGCCAGAACACCGGCCCCAGCGCTGCTTCCATGCTGGCGAAGGTGAGCGGCTGCACCGCCAGCGCCTGTACCGCCCCCGAGCGCCGCAGCAGCCGCCGGAAATACGGCAGGCGGTCCGGGTGTTCGCGGCTGAGCAGCAGAAATAGACGCGGCCCCTCGTTGCCCATCTGAAGGCTGCATTCCAGCAGCGTCACCAGATCGGCTCCGGCTGCATCGGCCTCTTCGACGATCAGCAGCAGCGGGCGGGTCAGCCGCGCCAGGATGACCGCCACCTTGACGATGTCTTCGTCGAGAGACGCTGGCTGAAGCAGCACCTGCCACAGTGTCTGCGTTCCCTCGATATCGGTCAGCCGCAACAACCCCTGTGCCAGCGCTGCCAGCATCAGGCGGCCCGACGCTCCAGCGGTCAGGTGCAGGCTCTCCCAGGTCAAGCGCCGCGACAGAGCATTTGCCAGATAACTCTTGCCGATGCCCGGCGGCCCACTCAGCATCAGCAGTTGCGGCTGGACGGCAGCCCGCTCGTACACACGGGCCAGCACCTGTTCTTCGGCAGGACGTGCGAACTCTGGCGGCTGCGTGTCCCAGTCCCAGGCCCCGAACAGCGGCTCTTTTCGCCCCGGCGTGGGCGGCCCGGCAACCGCAGCCTGAGACCCCAGCAGCGCCGCCGAAGCGCTCTCATGTGTGCTGGCGGCAGGCGGATGCGGCGCGTGGTCGGCCTGCCCGTCGGGAAAGGCAAGGGCCGCGCCCGACGGTCTATCGGCCTCTGGCGGTGCGCTGCCTTCCCCATCCATGTCGGCTACGCTGGCAAAGCCGATGGTCTCGGCGCGGGCCGCGATCAGCCGGGTGGCCCAGGTCTGTCCGGCGGCGGCGTAGCGACTGTACGTCTGCGCCAGCATAGCCTCGACCCGCTCGCAGTACACCCAGCGCTGCTGCTCGACCCACATCTGAAAATTGCTGCTGCCCAGATCTTCCAGGCCACACAGCGGCAGACCGCGCAACGTCGCCAGCCACGCGGCCAGCTCGGTCTGATCCATGTCTCCAGACTGGCGCATCCACTGATCGAGGTCGGTCTCTACGTGCTCCAGCGAAAGCATCTGGTGGCTGGGCGGAAAGATATCGAGGCCCGCCGCCCGGATGCGTGCGAGTTCGACCCGCAGATTCGTCCGCGCCTCCGGGCTGTTCCACAGCAGGTCAGCCAGCCGCTCGCGGTGCTGAGGCACACGCTCGGCAGCCAGATACACCAGCAGCGCCAGCGCCTTGGCCGACAGCACCACCACCTTTCCATCCTGAGTGACATGAACATGGCCGAGCAAATGCACCGTCAGCACTACACGCCTCCCTGGAACACTCACCGCACCGATTTCAGCGCGGTGCTTAACCTCTCATGCCTGACCTCTTCCAATCGGTTCACAGGGAGAAACCTGTTCGGAGAACGTTCATTACGGCACCTAACGGCGGGCAAGAATGAAAACAGGCAGTGGGAACACAGAGGTGAAAAGGCGGCGGCTGCCCAGCGAGGAGAGGAGCGACACAGTCCAGATCAAGCGCTTCTCATGACGCTACGTTCATTCGATTTTAATACGGTGTATCTGAACAATTCAGAATCATCTTGCTTTCTTTGGAAGGCCTACAGGAATTTCTCATCTTCTTGAAGTGTCGCTGCGCCCGAACGCACGCTCGCGGCTCAGTTCGAGGGCGAGCTTCCCGAGGTATCAGGAACGCTGCTGCTGTCGGGTACCACATTATAAGGAGCGGGGTCGGGCGTGGACAGAGCTGGCGGCGGGGACGTGGGCGGAATGGTCGGGGTCACGTCGCTGGAGGAGTCGGACGGGTCGGGCAGCGGCGTCAGATCGGAAGGCACCTGCTGAGACGGGGCGCTGTCCGGGCTATCTACGGGCGGAGCCGCGTCCTGGGTTGCCGAATCCTGAGACGTCGTATCGGTGGGGGTTGAAGTATCGGCGGGAGAGACGTTGTTCGGGACGGTTGCAGGATCAGGCACCACCTGTGAAGACGGCGTGGGACCAGCTGACTGGGAATCGGTTGACTGGGGATCAGTAAGTTGGGGATCAGTCGCGGCTGAACTCTGATCGGGGGCAGACGGGTCTGGAAGCGGCTGAACCGTATCGGGCTGGGCTGTGTTTGGCTGGGCTGTGGACGGCTCTGAAGTGGGGTCCGTTGCTCCGCTGTCGGGTGTGCTGGACGCGTCACCGTTGGGCAGGGCGTCGGCGGGTGCCGTGTCGGTGGGCACCACGTCCGGCGTGCTCTGGTCTGCCTGTGGCTCGACTGGAACAGGATCAGGTTCAGTCACTGCCGGAGCCTGTTCCTGTGCGGGCTGCTCGCTGGGCGACACAGGATCAGGCGCAGAGCGGCCCCCGAACAGGCTTTTGAGGAATCCGCCGTTGCTGCCGCTGTCGGTCTTGAACGCCATCTGCACGCCGCGCACCTGCTGGAACGTCACCCCCTGTGGCGCAGAGAACTGCACGGCAGCCTGACCGTTCACCGCCGCCGCCGCCGCTTCCTGCCACACCGGGGCGGCCACCTCTCCGCTGTACGCCGTCTGGGGAAGCGCCGTGTTGTCGCTGCGGCCCACCCACACTGCCCCGCTCAGGCCCGGCGTAACGCCCGCGAACCACAGGTCGCGCACGTCGTTGGTGGTGCCGGTCTTGCCGCCCACCTCGCGCCCGTTGATGCGTGCCCGCCACCCCAGCCCCCCCTCGGCAGGCGTCAGGTCGTTGACCACGCCGCGCAGCATATCGAGGCCCAGAAAGGCCGTCTGGGTATCCCAGACCCGCTGGCTCTCGCTGGGAGCGACGGTCAGGATGGTCTTGCCGCTCTGCACCACTTTGGTAATCAGGCGCGGCGCGTGATAGATGCCGCCGTTGGCGAAGGGCGCATACGCCGCCGCCATCTGAAGCGGGCTGGCCTCCAGCGCCCCGATTGCCAGCGGCAGCCCGGTATCGGGGGCGGGCGACAGACCCAGTTCGCGCAGCTTCGACACGAAGGCGTTCAGCCCGACCTGCTGAGCAAGGCGCACGGTCGGCAGATTCAGCGAGTGATCGAGGGCGTACCGCAGCGTCACGCGGCGTCCGGTGGAGGTGCCGCTGTAATTCTTGGGCTGATAGTCGCCGTCAATCGGAGCGTCCAGAATGGTATCGGACTGCTTGAAGCCCTTGGAGAGCGCCAGCGTGTACAGCAGCGGCTTGATGCTGCTTCCGACCTGACGACGGGCGCGGGTGGCGTTGTTCCACGATTCCAGCACGCCGTCTCCGAGTTTCTGGCCCACCAGCGCGGTCACGTCGCCGTTTGCAGGGTTCATCAGGGCCAGACCGAGCGTCGCGCCGTTGGGCAGGCGAGCGTCACGGCTGGCGGCCTCGGCTCCTGCCTGCGCCTGATGGTTCAGGGTGGTGTACACCGTCACGTCAGAGCGGTACAGCACGCTGCGGCCCAGCCGGTCTGACAGGTCGCGCTCCACGGCGTCCAGAAAGCCGTCGGCAAAGCGCACCTGTGGAGCCGGAGAACTGGCTCTCTTGGCATCCGGGTCGCTCAGCCGCGCCGACACCAGATTACCCGCCGCGTCGTAACGCACGCTCCAGCCCACCGGCTGAAGGTGGTAATGCCACGCGGCGTCGGCCTGGGCCTGGGTGGCGCGGCCATCCTTGACCATGCGTTCCAGGATGTTGTGAATCAGGGGGCGATACGCCGGGTAATCGTTGTAGCGGCGGGCATTGGGGAGCAGGGTGGCAAGGTACGCGCTCTGGGCCAGATTGAGGCGCGAGGCATCGACGCCGAAGTAGGTGCGGGCAGCGTCCTGAGCGCCCAGCAGATCGGTGCGGCCCACGCCCCAGTACACCACGTTCAGATACGCGGTCAGAATCTCGTCTTTGGTGAAGCGGCGCTCGACCTGCACCGCCAGCAGCGCTTCTTTCAGCTTGCGGCTGAGGGTCTTTTCATCCTTGATGTCGAGCAGGATGGTGCTGCGAACGACCTGCTGCGTGATGGTGCTGCCGCCCTGGGTATCGCCCGACGCGCTGCGGAAAACCGCCCTCAGCAGTCCACGCGGGTCGATGCCACCGTGCTGATAGAAGCGGGTATCCTCGCTGGTCACGACGGCTTTTCGCAGCCACGAACTCATCTGATTGGCTTTCAGCAGCGAGCGGTTGACCCGCGCTCCACTCGACAGCGAGGGCGTGAGCGCCCCGATGATCTGTCCGTGGTCGTCTACGACGGTGGCCTTGCCCGCGTATTCCAGCACGTTCAGATCGTCCACGCGTTTCAGGTCGCTCTGCCACAGCAGCACCAGGCCCAGCAGCCCCACGCCGAGCAGCAGCGCCAGAATCAGCAGCGTCTTGAAGAGGTTTGCAATCAGCCGCATGGCGGGCCAGCCGGGGGGAGGAAGTTCATCACCGTTCTGCTTTCAGCATAGCGGGTAAAGCTGATGGAAGCTGAGAGAATGAGTGCCCGCCCCGTGTTCCGGTCTCGGAGCAACTGTGCGGATATCGGCAACAGGCCAGCAAGGCGGGTGCGCCATAATGACGGCATGGACACTCCAGAGACGCTGAGGCGTACACCGCTGCACGCCGCCCACCACCGCGCCGGGGCCAGGATGGTGCCGTTCGGCGGCTGGGACATGCCGGTTCAGTATCAGGGCGTCAAGGCCGAACACGCGGCGGTGCGGGAAGACGCGGGGATGTTCGACGTGTCGCACATGGGCGAATTCCGTATCTCGGGGCCGGACGCCGAGACGTTCCTGCAATACGTGACCACCAACGACGTTGCCAAACTGAAACCCGGACGCGCCCAGTACAACTGGCTGCCCGGAGAAACCGGCGGGCTGATCGACGACATCTATATCTACCGCGTGGCTGCCGATGAATTTCTGATGGTGGTGAACGCCAGCAACATCGGCAAGGACTGGGCGCACCTGCAAACGCAGGTCGGCAGCTACGAGGTGCAGCTCCGCGACGAATCGGACGCCTGGGGCCTGATCGCGGTGCAGGGGCCGAAGAGCGAGGAGAAGTTGCAGCCGCACTGCACCGCCGACCTGAGCCGCCGCACCAAGAACAGCTACTTTGCCGCCCGGCTGTTCGGCATGGATGTGTGGCTCGCCCGCACCGGCTACACCGGAGAAGACGGCTTCGAGGTCTTCGTGGCCGCCGACGAGGCCGAGGCGATGTGGAACAAGCTGCTGGCGATTGGCCTGACGCCTGCGGGCCTGGGCGCACGCGACACGCTGCGGCTGGAAGCGGGCTTTCCGCTGTACGGCCACGAGTTCTCCGATACCATCCACCCGCTCTCCAGCACGTATACCTGGGTGGTCAAGGACAAAGAGCACCTGGGACGCGCCCACATCGGCCTGCCCCCTCAGATGAAACTGATCGGGCTGGCGCTCGACAAGGTGCCGGTGCGCGAAGGCTACCCGGTGCTGCTGAACGGCGCGGCAGTGGGCCACATCACCAGTGGCAGCAGCAGCCCCACGCTCGGCCATCCGATTGCAATGGCCCTGGTCAGCGCCGATGCTGCCGACGCCGACACGTATGAGGTGGAAGTGCGCGGCAAGGCGCATGCGGCGCGGCGGGTGGCGCTGCCGTTCTACAAGCGCGTGTAGCGTGTGGCCTGTCGCTTGTAGAAACAGCCTGGGGAATCTGTTCCCCACACGCCACACCCCCTGCTTCACAAGCCCTCCTTTCCTACACATCCCCCCAGCAAATCAGGGAGAATACAGACCATGAATACCCCTTCTGACCTCAAGTACGCTCCCAGCC is from Deinococcus ruber and encodes:
- the gcvT gene encoding glycine cleavage system aminomethyltransferase GcvT is translated as MDTPETLRRTPLHAAHHRAGARMVPFGGWDMPVQYQGVKAEHAAVREDAGMFDVSHMGEFRISGPDAETFLQYVTTNDVAKLKPGRAQYNWLPGETGGLIDDIYIYRVAADEFLMVVNASNIGKDWAHLQTQVGSYEVQLRDESDAWGLIAVQGPKSEEKLQPHCTADLSRRTKNSYFAARLFGMDVWLARTGYTGEDGFEVFVAADEAEAMWNKLLAIGLTPAGLGARDTLRLEAGFPLYGHEFSDTIHPLSSTYTWVVKDKEHLGRAHIGLPPQMKLIGLALDKVPVREGYPVLLNGAAVGHITSGSSSPTLGHPIAMALVSADAADADTYEVEVRGKAHAARRVALPFYKRV